GCGACCATGTCATACCTCCCCGTGAGCTTGAAAACGTGCGTGGCCTCTGGCATATCCTTGATCTCATTGAAAACCTCCTCAAGGCTCTCCGGGGAGGTATTGAGCAGTATTATCAATGAGAAGTTGAACCCGACCCTCCTGGGGTCTAAGAGCGTGTAGAACCCCCTTATCACTCCCCTCTCGAGGAGCCTCCTGACCCTGTACTTCACGGTCGCCTCCGGGATCCCCAGCCTCTTAGCTATCTC
This sequence is a window from Candidatus Korarchaeota archaeon NZ13-K. Protein-coding genes within it:
- a CDS encoding Lrp/AsnC family transcriptional regulator — translated: MARLGERAELDGTDLEILRLMQGNARIPYSEIAKRLGIPEATVKYRVRRLLERGVIRGFYTLLDPRRVGFNFSLIILLNTSPESLEEVFNEIKDMPEATHVFKLTGRYDMVAIFHARDMDHVSRISESVRSLRGVISAETLLVTGIVHMNWELPI